A DNA window from Nitratidesulfovibrio sp. contains the following coding sequences:
- a CDS encoding rod shape-determining protein, which yields MLRRLFGFLGKDLAMDLGTANTLLYTRADGIVLNEPSVVALETEHNTVLAVGREAKEFLGRTPKRIRAIRPMKDGVIADFEVTRQMIAFFIRKVISGFSLVKPGIVICVPTGITQVEKRAVIESAHQAGARDVRLVEEPMAAAIGANLPIHEPLGNMVVDIGGGTTEVAVITLSAIAYAESVRVAGDAMNQAVQRYFKEEFQLLIGENTAERIKMAIGSAFPLPEQLMVEVSGKDMVSGTPKVVRVTDGHVREALQEPVRVIIMAIRKALEKTPPELSADIASNGMLLAGGGALLKGLGALVSRETRLKVIIDDDPLTTVVRGTGRTLDDRKFYGRVYIN from the coding sequence ATGCTGCGCAGACTGTTCGGCTTTCTGGGCAAGGACCTTGCCATGGATCTGGGTACGGCCAACACGCTGCTGTACACCCGTGCCGATGGCATCGTGCTGAACGAGCCTTCGGTGGTCGCCCTGGAAACCGAGCACAACACCGTGCTCGCGGTGGGACGCGAGGCCAAGGAATTCCTTGGCCGCACCCCCAAGCGCATCCGCGCCATCCGCCCCATGAAGGACGGCGTCATCGCCGACTTCGAGGTGACGCGCCAGATGATCGCCTTCTTCATCCGCAAGGTCATCAGCGGTTTTTCGCTGGTCAAGCCGGGCATCGTCATCTGCGTGCCCACGGGCATCACCCAGGTGGAGAAGCGGGCGGTCATCGAGTCGGCCCACCAGGCCGGCGCGCGTGACGTACGCCTGGTGGAGGAGCCCATGGCCGCGGCCATCGGTGCCAATCTGCCCATCCACGAGCCGCTGGGCAACATGGTGGTGGACATAGGCGGTGGCACCACCGAGGTGGCGGTGATCACCCTGTCCGCCATCGCCTATGCCGAATCGGTGCGGGTGGCGGGCGATGCCATGAACCAGGCGGTGCAACGCTACTTCAAGGAAGAATTCCAGCTGCTCATCGGCGAGAACACCGCCGAGCGCATCAAGATGGCCATCGGTTCGGCCTTTCCCCTGCCGGAACAGCTGATGGTCGAGGTGTCCGGCAAGGACATGGTGAGCGGCACCCCCAAGGTGGTGCGCGTTACCGACGGCCATGTGCGCGAGGCCTTGCAGGAGCCGGTGCGCGTCATCATCATGGCCATCCGCAAGGCGCTGGAAAAGACCCCGCCGGAACTTTCCGCCGACATCGCCAGCAACGGCATGCTGCTGGCGGGCGGCGGCGCGCTGCTGAAGGGGCTGGGCGCGCTGGTTTCCCGCGAGACGCGCCTGAAGGTCATCATCGACGACGACCCGCTGACCACCGTGGTGCGCGGCACGGGCCGCACCCTGGACGACCGCAAGTTCTACGGCCGCGTGTACATCAACTAG
- a CDS encoding inositol monophosphatase family protein has translation MSASSFGSSPGQSRASSPGASPDRPVAAPDVAANPFAGSLPRILDIIRESGALVMDHWRKPRNIRLKGRIDLVTETDLAVEAFLKERLKDVVPGATFMAEESATSRTPRGTCWIIDPIDGTTNFAHSLPFVATSVGLWHEGRVLLGVVNAPVLGECFWAVRGGGAFRDGEPLCVSDREPLEQAVVATGFPYTISEDVDTVLARLRKALVTTRGVRRCGAAAIDLAFVASGRFDAFYEADLKPWDTAAGWLLVEEAGGRVTGFDGAPYDFSNEGILASNGRVHEAMREVLAL, from the coding sequence ATGTCCGCATCGTCTTTCGGTTCGTCTCCCGGCCAATCCCGTGCTTCGTCCCCCGGCGCGTCTCCTGACCGGCCTGTCGCTGCGCCCGACGTAGCGGCAAATCCCTTCGCGGGCAGCCTGCCCCGCATCCTTGATATCATCCGCGAAAGTGGCGCCTTGGTCATGGACCACTGGCGCAAGCCGCGCAACATCCGGCTCAAGGGGCGCATCGACCTGGTGACCGAAACCGACCTTGCCGTGGAGGCGTTTCTCAAGGAACGCTTGAAGGACGTGGTGCCCGGCGCCACCTTCATGGCCGAGGAAAGCGCCACCTCGCGCACGCCGCGCGGCACCTGCTGGATCATCGACCCCATCGACGGCACCACCAATTTCGCGCATTCGCTGCCCTTCGTGGCGACGTCCGTGGGGTTGTGGCACGAGGGCCGGGTGCTGCTGGGCGTCGTCAATGCGCCCGTGCTGGGCGAGTGCTTCTGGGCGGTGCGGGGCGGCGGGGCCTTTCGCGATGGCGAGCCGCTGTGCGTCTCTGACCGCGAGCCGCTGGAACAGGCGGTGGTGGCCACCGGCTTTCCCTATACCATCAGCGAGGACGTGGACACGGTGCTGGCCCGGCTGCGCAAGGCCCTGGTGACCACGCGCGGGGTGCGGCGCTGCGGTGCGGCGGCCATCGACCTGGCCTTCGTCGCTTCCGGTCGGTTCGACGCCTTCTACGAGGCGGACCTGAAACCGTGGGACACGGCGGCGGGCTGGCTGCTGGTGGAAGAAGCGGGCGGGCGCGTGACCGGCTTTGACGGTGCGCCGTACGATTTCAGCAATGAGGGCATTCTGGCCAGCAATGGCCGGGTGCACGAGGCCATGCGCGAGGTGCTGGCGCTGTAG
- a CDS encoding NUDIX domain-containing protein, whose amino-acid sequence MGKRPPSRTADETDGSRRTAAARTAKTPRLRARGRSAPRRSSGAKPGHQDDADPADGVEYLEITDERDRPLLVMPIAQARRQTLRHRVVLVMLHDAEGRVYLQKRAANKHRYPSRWDLSATGHVQAGESREDAALRELREELGIAAGRLVRRAEIPASEATGFAHITLFAAGPVGEAPRPNPDEVADGMFVDADELNALLEHFRDMLTPALIWATERGDVFRDMPELAHAREPEMPGLP is encoded by the coding sequence ATGGGCAAACGCCCTCCTTCACGTACTGCGGACGAAACCGACGGTTCGCGCCGCACCGCTGCCGCGCGCACCGCCAAAACGCCGCGCCTCCGGGCCCGTGGCCGGTCCGCCCCGCGCAGAAGCTCCGGGGCCAAGCCGGGGCACCAGGACGACGCGGACCCCGCCGATGGCGTGGAATACCTGGAAATCACCGACGAGCGCGACCGGCCCCTGCTGGTCATGCCCATTGCCCAGGCACGCCGCCAGACGCTGCGCCATCGGGTGGTGCTGGTCATGCTGCACGACGCAGAGGGCCGCGTCTACCTGCAAAAGCGTGCCGCGAACAAGCACCGCTACCCCAGCCGGTGGGACCTTTCGGCCACCGGGCACGTGCAGGCCGGAGAATCGCGCGAGGACGCCGCCCTGCGCGAGCTGCGCGAGGAACTGGGCATTGCCGCGGGGCGCCTGGTGCGCCGGGCGGAAATTCCCGCTTCGGAAGCAACGGGGTTCGCGCACATCACCCTGTTCGCGGCCGGTCCCGTTGGCGAGGCGCCGCGGCCCAACCCGGACGAGGTTGCCGACGGCATGTTCGTGGATGCCGATGAACTTAATGCGCTGCTTGAACATTTTCGAGACATGCTGACGCCCGCGCTGATCTGGGCCACGGAACGCGGCGACGTGTTCCGCGACATGCCCGAACTGGCACACGCCAGGGAACCGGAGATGCCTGGGTTGCCCTGA
- the rimI gene encoding ribosomal protein S18-alanine N-acetyltransferase, translating to MQSPVCSGPGGGQRGPRPEFFRLDSGDITEVAELERQCFSTPWSEEQFHLAFERKVFSVFGLRDAGRLVAYVAVYHLAGELEILNVAVRPDQRRRGLGRRLLAILLQVGAKMGIHRAVLEVRTGNAPAIGLYEGLGFTRAGVRPHYYGDTGEDAIIYECDLAGWACREPDCAAPCGTASPCGDAAGGPGGN from the coding sequence ATGCAGTCTCCTGTCTGTTCCGGGCCCGGCGGGGGCCAGCGCGGCCCGCGTCCGGAATTTTTCCGTCTGGATTCCGGCGACATCACCGAAGTGGCCGAACTGGAACGCCAGTGCTTTTCCACCCCGTGGAGCGAAGAGCAATTTCATCTCGCCTTTGAACGCAAGGTGTTTTCGGTGTTCGGCCTGCGCGATGCGGGGCGGCTTGTGGCGTACGTGGCCGTGTATCACCTGGCGGGCGAGCTGGAAATACTCAACGTGGCCGTGCGCCCCGACCAGCGGCGGCGCGGGCTGGGCCGCCGCCTGCTGGCCATCCTGTTGCAAGTGGGTGCCAAAATGGGCATACATAGGGCCGTGCTTGAGGTCCGCACCGGCAACGCCCCGGCCATCGGCCTGTACGAAGGGCTGGGGTTCACCCGTGCGGGCGTGCGGCCCCACTACTACGGCGACACCGGCGAAGACGCCATCATTTATGAATGCGACCTTGCGGGCTGGGCCTGCCGCGAGCCGGACTGTGCTGCCCCGTGCGGCACTGCTTCCCCGTGCGGCGATGCTGCCGGAGGGCCCGGCGGGAACTGA
- the tpiA gene encoding triose-phosphate isomerase → MKKLMAANWKMYKTAGEARTTAASLAALTADTLPDDREVVIFPQFTALSSVADALRHAAGYSVGGQDVYPAAEGAYTGEISPGMLTDCGCAWVLAGHSERRHIIGESDALVGAKTAFSIDAGLKVVLCIGETIEEREAGRLGEVLARQLDTGLAGVKGDAVPAAIAVAYEPVWAIGTGKVAGPPEIVEAHALVRKLLVARYGQPGNAIRILYGGSVKPENAREIIALDNVDGVLVGGASLQADSFSRIILA, encoded by the coding sequence ATGAAGAAGCTCATGGCCGCCAACTGGAAGATGTACAAGACCGCCGGAGAAGCGCGGACCACTGCCGCGTCGCTGGCGGCGCTGACGGCGGACACGCTGCCGGACGACCGCGAGGTGGTGATCTTTCCGCAGTTCACGGCGCTGTCGTCCGTGGCCGATGCCCTGCGCCATGCTGCCGGGTATTCTGTCGGCGGGCAGGACGTGTACCCGGCGGCGGAAGGCGCCTATACCGGAGAGATTTCTCCCGGCATGCTCACGGACTGTGGCTGTGCCTGGGTGCTTGCCGGCCATTCCGAGCGGCGCCACATCATCGGCGAGAGCGATGCACTGGTGGGGGCCAAGACCGCGTTCAGCATAGACGCGGGGCTCAAGGTGGTGCTGTGCATCGGCGAGACCATAGAGGAGCGCGAGGCGGGCCGACTGGGCGAGGTGCTGGCGCGCCAGTTGGACACCGGCCTTGCCGGGGTGAAGGGAGATGCCGTGCCCGCCGCCATTGCCGTGGCCTACGAGCCCGTGTGGGCCATTGGTACCGGGAAGGTGGCCGGGCCCCCGGAAATCGTCGAGGCCCATGCCCTGGTGCGCAAGTTGCTGGTGGCCCGCTACGGGCAGCCGGGCAACGCGATACGCATTCTGTACGGCGGCAGCGTCAAGCCGGAGAACGCCCGCGAAATCATTGCCCTTGACAATGTGGACGGTGTCTTGGTAGGAGGCGCTTCTTTGCAGGCTGACTCGTTCAGCCGCATCATTCTGGCGTAA
- the secG gene encoding preprotein translocase subunit SecG, protein MQTLILTLHVVACLALIVLVLLQSGKEGMGVIFGGGNTSLFGSTGAGGMLAKLTAFLAVLFIITSLSYNVLTGSRKSDDSTILDVKLEDVQPAPAAPAVPAPAAPVEQKSN, encoded by the coding sequence GTGCAGACCCTGATCCTGACCCTGCATGTGGTCGCGTGTCTTGCCCTGATCGTGCTGGTGCTGCTGCAGTCCGGCAAGGAAGGCATGGGCGTGATCTTCGGCGGCGGCAATACCTCGCTGTTCGGCAGCACTGGCGCCGGTGGCATGCTTGCCAAGCTGACCGCGTTCCTGGCGGTCCTGTTCATCATCACGTCGCTGTCGTACAACGTGCTCACCGGCAGCCGCAAGTCGGACGATTCGACCATTCTCGACGTGAAGCTGGAAGACGTGCAGCCCGCTCCGGCGGCCCCCGCCGTTCCTGCTCCCGCCGCCCCGGTCGAGCAGAAGTCCAACTAG
- a CDS encoding acyltransferase family protein: MMPEPTVSARNHSLDNLRAVVVFLVVALHGFITYMEFAPPWWYVLDSNRSILFTCMVLLIDVPIMQIMFFLAGYFVWPSLVKRGPTLFFRDKIRRIGIPWAFGVLILAPPTAYIIYYSRQVPMSLWTFWQTDFWGKAYQQSVYWYLGVLLALFAVTAILFSASRRFAAWPPGVRRPAWWQHALFILLLSAASTMIATRCELDLWSNNYLFAYQPVRIPNYVGYFALGIFACRSGWFTDAGFQPRLRLWMPLWILSGLAYLMWRMGPQAATPDIGFKAMAILLFNLFCLTSLFAMIALFRQNIAGNGRFWRYLARNTYGTYYLHPLILYPLALVFVPWPLSIFLKAAFLIMVSYGISLMVSDLVLTRLPGLKRIF, from the coding sequence ATGATGCCCGAACCAACTGTCTCCGCCCGAAACCATTCCCTGGACAACCTTCGCGCCGTTGTCGTGTTTCTCGTCGTCGCCCTGCATGGGTTCATCACCTACATGGAGTTCGCACCACCCTGGTGGTACGTCCTCGACAGTAATCGCAGCATTCTCTTTACCTGCATGGTGCTGCTGATCGATGTGCCGATCATGCAGATCATGTTTTTTCTGGCCGGCTATTTCGTCTGGCCGTCCCTTGTGAAGCGCGGCCCCACACTGTTCTTCAGGGACAAGATTCGAAGAATAGGAATTCCGTGGGCTTTCGGTGTTCTCATTCTTGCGCCGCCCACAGCCTATATTATCTATTATTCCCGTCAGGTGCCGATGTCCCTTTGGACCTTCTGGCAGACAGACTTCTGGGGTAAGGCGTATCAGCAATCGGTCTATTGGTACCTTGGCGTCCTGCTGGCCCTGTTCGCTGTCACCGCCATCCTGTTCTCGGCCAGCCGCCGCTTCGCTGCCTGGCCCCCCGGCGTCCGTCGGCCTGCCTGGTGGCAGCACGCTTTGTTCATCCTGCTGCTGTCGGCCGCTTCCACAATGATCGCCACGCGCTGCGAGTTGGATCTGTGGAGCAACAACTACCTGTTCGCCTATCAGCCGGTGCGCATTCCGAATTACGTCGGATACTTCGCGCTGGGCATTTTCGCCTGCCGCTCCGGCTGGTTCACGGACGCCGGGTTTCAGCCTCGCCTGCGTCTCTGGATGCCGCTGTGGATACTGTCGGGGCTGGCCTACCTGATGTGGCGGATGGGCCCCCAGGCGGCGACGCCCGACATCGGCTTCAAGGCCATGGCCATCCTTCTGTTCAACCTGTTCTGCCTGACATCCCTGTTCGCGATGATTGCCCTGTTTCGCCAGAACATCGCCGGAAACGGCCGATTCTGGCGCTATCTGGCGCGTAACACCTACGGAACCTACTACCTGCACCCGCTCATTCTCTATCCGCTGGCGCTGGTGTTCGTACCGTGGCCGCTGTCCATTTTCCTGAAAGCAGCCTTCCTCATCATGGTGAGTTATGGCATAAGCCTCATGGTCAGCGACCTCGTCCTGACCCGCCTTCCTGGGCTGAAGCGCATTTTCTAG
- a CDS encoding S24 family peptidase — translation MPDAFDTFFARVMQGTDITTQQALARVLGVNRSAITQAKNRDAIPQKWILRLSRVYGLSPDWLEYGRGTPRPVSQAQPAAAQAHTAGNPGTVSARHAGAVPGHPATVRPTMPAPPLADIPPAVHMVPKVRARLSAGGGSFEVQAMPVGGQPFAHAWLARKGTPSAMVLMDVVGDSMEPEIRDGDTVLVDRATEDLRFGQVYAVGLEDAVLVKRIMRTPDGLALVSDNSAYSPIRVRGDELEQFRVIGRVVWLCRELG, via the coding sequence ATGCCGGATGCCTTCGACACCTTCTTCGCCCGGGTCATGCAGGGCACGGACATCACCACGCAGCAGGCGCTTGCCCGCGTGCTGGGGGTGAACCGCAGCGCCATCACCCAGGCCAAGAACCGCGATGCCATCCCGCAGAAGTGGATTCTACGACTCTCGCGGGTATATGGACTGTCGCCCGACTGGCTGGAATACGGGCGCGGCACCCCCCGTCCCGTATCGCAGGCCCAGCCTGCCGCCGCACAGGCGCACACGGCGGGGAACCCCGGCACCGTGTCCGCCAGGCACGCCGGAGCCGTTCCCGGTCATCCGGCTACAGTGCGCCCGACCATGCCTGCCCCTCCCCTCGCGGATATCCCCCCCGCCGTGCACATGGTGCCCAAGGTACGCGCCCGGCTGAGCGCCGGTGGCGGCTCGTTCGAGGTGCAGGCCATGCCCGTGGGCGGACAGCCTTTCGCCCATGCCTGGCTGGCCCGCAAGGGCACCCCTTCTGCCATGGTACTCATGGACGTGGTGGGTGACAGCATGGAACCGGAAATCCGCGACGGCGACACCGTGCTGGTGGACCGCGCCACCGAAGACCTGCGCTTCGGCCAGGTGTATGCCGTGGGCCTGGAGGATGCCGTGCTGGTCAAACGCATCATGCGCACCCCGGACGGCCTTGCCCTGGTCAGCGACAACTCCGCCTATTCGCCCATTCGCGTGCGCGGTGACGAACTGGAACAGTTCCGCGTCATCGGCCGGGTGGTCTGGCTGTGCCGGGAATTGGGCTAA
- the lysA gene encoding diaminopimelate decarboxylase yields MHHFQYRNGELHAEGVPVRELASRHGTPLYVYSAATLRRHFQAFDSAFTGVEHLTCYSVKANSNVHLLRLLAEMGAGMDIVSGGELHRALAAGVPGQRIVYSGVGKRDDEIRAALEADILLFNVESVQELERIDAVAGDMGRTARIGVRINPDVDPKTHPYISTGMRNNKFGLDMEQAQAAYLLARDLPNVTPVGIDCHIGSQLTSLAPFLEALDRVLDFHERLRDLGLAITHLDLGGGLGITYGEETPPHPKEFGEAVSQRLRGRGLSLILEPGRVIAGNAGILVGRVIYTKTTPSKNFIIADAAMNDLVRPSLYQSYHRIAEVQPAGRDEITADVVGPICESGDFLARDRILPDMQRGELLAVFSAGAYGFSMSSNYNSRPRAAEVLVDGATARCIRKRETLADLVAPELNAEG; encoded by the coding sequence ATGCACCACTTTCAGTACCGCAATGGCGAACTGCACGCCGAAGGCGTGCCCGTGCGCGAACTGGCCAGCCGCCATGGCACGCCGCTGTACGTCTATTCGGCGGCCACGCTGCGCCGCCATTTCCAGGCCTTTGACAGCGCATTCACCGGCGTCGAACACCTGACCTGCTATTCGGTCAAGGCCAACTCCAACGTGCACCTGCTGCGCCTGCTGGCGGAAATGGGCGCGGGCATGGACATCGTGTCCGGGGGCGAACTGCACCGCGCGCTGGCCGCCGGGGTGCCCGGACAGCGCATCGTGTACAGCGGCGTTGGCAAGCGCGACGACGAAATCCGCGCCGCGCTGGAAGCGGACATCCTGCTGTTCAATGTCGAATCGGTGCAGGAACTGGAGCGCATCGACGCCGTGGCCGGGGACATGGGCCGCACCGCGCGCATCGGCGTGCGCATCAACCCGGACGTGGACCCCAAGACCCACCCGTACATCTCCACGGGCATGCGCAACAACAAGTTCGGGCTGGACATGGAACAGGCGCAGGCGGCCTACCTGCTGGCCCGCGACCTGCCCAACGTCACCCCCGTGGGCATCGACTGCCACATCGGCTCGCAGCTCACCAGTCTTGCCCCGTTCCTTGAAGCGCTGGACCGGGTGCTGGACTTCCACGAGCGGCTGCGCGACCTGGGGCTTGCCATCACCCATCTGGACCTGGGCGGCGGGCTGGGCATCACCTACGGAGAGGAAACCCCGCCCCATCCCAAGGAATTCGGCGAGGCGGTGTCCCAGCGGCTGCGCGGGCGCGGGCTGTCGCTGATCCTGGAGCCGGGCCGGGTCATCGCGGGCAACGCGGGCATTCTGGTGGGCCGGGTGATCTACACCAAGACAACGCCCAGCAAGAACTTCATCATCGCCGACGCGGCCATGAACGACCTTGTCCGGCCCTCGCTGTACCAGTCGTACCACCGCATCGCCGAGGTGCAGCCCGCCGGGCGCGACGAGATCACCGCCGACGTGGTGGGCCCCATCTGCGAATCGGGCGACTTTCTGGCGCGCGACCGCATCCTGCCGGACATGCAGCGGGGCGAACTGCTGGCGGTCTTTTCCGCCGGGGCCTACGGCTTTTCCATGAGTTCCAACTACAACTCGCGCCCCCGCGCGGCCGAGGTGCTGGTGGACGGCGCAACGGCGCGGTGCATCCGCAAGCGCGAGACCCTGGCAGACCTGGTGGCGCCGGAGTTGAACGCCGAGGGGTGA